A region from the Vanacampus margaritifer isolate UIUO_Vmar chromosome 5, RoL_Vmar_1.0, whole genome shotgun sequence genome encodes:
- the sgcg gene encoding gamma-sarcoglycan — protein sequence MVGEQYESSAEGSSGPRPVPEHVYKVGIYGWRKRCLYLFVLLLSIILVVNLALTIWIFRVMWFNSEGMGLLQVHSDGVTLDQGESEFLMPLYAEEIHSREDSPLLVHSDTEKVYLNARDGNGDVTGRMSVGPKQAEGHTPNMLISATDDNMLFSADGKQAVIGPDKLRITGPEGALFQHSVEVPLLKSELFKDLRLESPTRSLTMDAPKGVHLKALAGNIEAASNMDVILQSSVGLLVLDAETVRMANLPQSQGGVSGNAEGLFEVCVCPSGKLFLSKAGVTSTCSDNQEC from the exons ATGGTGGGCGAGCAGTATGAGAGCAGCGCAGAGGGCAGCAGCGGGCCCAGGCCCGTGCCCGAGCACGTCTACAAGGTCGGCATCTATGGTTGGCGGAAGCGATGCCTCTACCTGTTTGTCCTGCTGCTCAGCATCATCCTGGTGGTCAACCTGGCCCTCACCATTTGGATCTTCAGGGTCATGTGGTTCAACTCG GAAGGAATGGGCCTCCTGCAAGTCCACTCGGACGGCGTGACGTTGGACCAGGGCGAATCCGAGTTCCTGATGCCCCTCTATGCCGAGGAGATCCACTCCAGAGAA GATTCACCACTACTTGTACACTCGGATACGGAAAAAGTTTACCTCAATGCCCGCGATGGAAATGGCGACGTCACAGGGAGGATGTCTGTGG GTCCCAAACAGGCTGAAGGACACACTCCAAACATGCTCATCAGCGCCACCGACGACAACATGCTGTTCTCTGCAGATGGCAAACAAGCTGTGATTGGACCAGACAAACTGCGCATcacag GTCCTGAAGGAGCTCTGTTCCAACATTCAGTGGAGGTTCCCCTTCTCAAGTCGGAGCTCTTCAAAGACCTGAG gtTGGAGTCTCCCACTCGTTCGCTCACTATGGACGCTCCAAAGGGAGTTCATTTAAAAGCCTTGGCTGGAAACATTGAAGCAGCTTCCAACATGGACGTTATCCTGCAGTCCAGCGTGGGATTG TTGGTGCTGGACGCCGAGACCGTGCGCATGGCCAATCTGCCCCAGAGCCAAGGAGGAGTTTCCGGAAATGCCGAGGGtctctttgaggtgtgcgtgtGTCCCAGTGGGAAACTCTTTCTGTCCAAGGCTGGCGTCACCTCCACTTGCAGCGACAACCAGGAGTGCTAA
- the rps25 gene encoding small ribosomal subunit protein eS25, translating into MPPKTDKKKDTGKSKKDKDPVNKSGGKAKKKKWSKGKVRDKLNNLILFDKATYEKLYKEVPNYKLITPAVVSERLKIRGSLARNALQELLAKGMIKLVSKHRAQLIYTRNTKGGDEEVPAEKA; encoded by the exons ATG CCTCCCAAGACAGACAAGAAAAAGGACACTGGGAAGTCCAAGAAGGACAAAGACCCAGTCAACAAGTCTGGAGGCAAAGCCAAGAAGAAG AAGTGGTCCAAGGGAAAAGTGAGGGACAAGCTCAACAACCTGATCCTCTTCGACAAGGCCACCTATGAGAAACTGTACAAAGAAGTTCCCAACTACAAGCTCATCACACCTGCCGTTGTATCTGAGAGGCTGAAGATCCGTGGCTCCCTGGCCAGGAATGCTCTGCAGGAACTGCTCGCTAAAG GCATGATCAAGTTGGTGTCCAAGCACAGAGCTCAGCTCATCTACACGCGTAACACCAAGGGGGGAGATGAGGAGGTACCAGCAGAGAAAGCATAA
- the trappc4 gene encoding trafficking protein particle complex subunit 4, translating into MVIFSVYVVNKAGGLIYQYDSYVPRAEAEKTFSYPLDLVLKHHDEKVVVSFGQRDGIKVGHAVLSINGIDVMGKSTADGKDILEYLKDPSNYPVSIRFGRARLSSNEKLMLASMFHSLFAIGSQLSPEVGSSGIEMLETDVFKLHCFQTLTGIKFIVLADPRQAGIDALLRKIYEIYADFALKNPFYSLEMPIRCELFDQNLKSALEIAEKAGNFGAGS; encoded by the exons ATGGTGATCTTCAGTGTGTATGTAGTCAACAAGGCTGGAGGTTTAATTTACCAGTATGACAGCTATGTGCCGAGAGCGGAGGCCGAAAAGACGTTTAGTTACCCATTAGATCTGGTGCTCAAGCATCACGATGAGAAAGTGGTCGTGTCGTTTGGGCAGAGGGACGGAATCAAAG TGGGCCATGCAGTGCTCTCCATCAATGGGATCGATGTGATGGGAAAGAGTACAGCAGATGGGAAGGACATTCTGGAATACTTGAAAGATCCTTCTAATTATCCAGTTTCAATTCGATTTGGACGGGCCCGACTCAGCTCCAATGAGAAACTGATGCTGGCGTCTATGTTCCATTC GTTGTTTGCTATTGGATCACAGCTGTCTCCAGAGGTTGGAAGTTCTGGGATTGAGATGTTGGAAACAGACGTGTTCAAACTCCACTGCTTCCAGACTCTTACAG GAATAAAATTCATAGTTCTGGCAGACCCACGGCAAGCCGGCATTGATGCTCTTCTTAGGAAAATATATGAAATCTATGCAGATTTTGCTCTAAAGAATCCATTCTACTCTCTGGAGATGCCTATCAG GTGTGAGCTATTTGATCAGAACTTAAAAAGTGCACTGGAGATTGCGGAGAAGGCTGGTAACTTTGGAGCAGGATCATGA
- the slc37a4a gene encoding glucose-6-phosphate exchanger SLC37A4a, with translation MGRASYGYYRGTIFLAMFVGYTLYYFNRKTFSFVMPSLMQEIELDKDDLGMITSSQSLAYAISKFISGVLSDQISARWLFSVGLFAVGGINVIFSWSSTVAVFSALWFLNGLGQGLGWPPCGRVLRKWFEPSQFGTWWAILSCSMNLAGSLGPIIATVLAQSYSWRTILSVSGLICMVLSFVCLLVIKNEPKDVGLPNIEVAAKKSKGGSSSDESTLSQFLLSPYLWLLSVSYLVVFGVKTACTDWGQLFLIQDKGQSTLMGSSYMSALELGGLLGSLAAGFLSDKAVAKQGMKIYGNPRHFVLILMMAGMFVSMYLFRVTVTPDSPKVWILFLGAAFGFSSYGPIALFGVIANESAPSNYCGTSHAIVALMANIGGFLSGLPFSTIAKHHNWETAFWVAEIACGVTAVCFFLLRNICTKMGQVSKKSKKS, from the exons ATGGGTAGAGCAAGTTATGGATACTATCGGGGCACTATATTTTTGGCCATGTTTGTTGGCTACACACTTTACTACTTTAACAGAAAGACATTCTCTTTTGTGATGCCTTCGCTGATGCAGGAAATTGAACTGGACAAGGATGATCTGG GCATGATAACCAGTAGTCAGTCTTTGGCCTACGCTATCAGTAAGTTCATCAGTGGAGTGCTTTCGGACCAGATCAGCGCTCGCTGGCTCTTCTCCGTTGGCTTGTTTGCGGTGGGAGGCATCAACGTGATCTTCTCCTGGTCATCCACCGTGGCCGTCTTCTCTGCCCTGTGGTTCCTCAACGGCTTGGGCCAGGGTCTCGGCTGGCCTCCCTGTGGCAGGGTGCTGCGTAAG TGGTTCGAGCCCTCTCAGTTCGGAACATGGTGGGCAATCCTGTCATGCAGCATGAATCTGGCGGGCAGCTTGGGCCCTATTATCGCCACAGTGCTGGCCCAGAGTTACAGCTGGAGGActatcctgtccgtgtccggactGATCTGTATGGTGCTGTCCTTTGTCTGCCTGTTGGTCATCAAGAACGAACCCAAGGATGTGGGGCTGCCTAATATTGAAGTAGCGGCCAAGAAGAGTAAAGGAG GGTCTTCCAGTGATGAGAGCACCCTGTCCCAGTTCCTACTCTCACCTTACCTGTGGCTCCTTTCCGTGTCCTATCTGGTGGTGTTTGGGGTGAAGACAGCCTGCACTGACTGGGGACAGCTGTTTCTCATTCAGGACAAGGGACAGTCCACGCTAATGG GTAGCTCATACATGAGCGCCCTGGAGTTGGGCGGTCTTTTAGGCAGCCTGGCAGCAGGTTTTTTGTCTGACAAAGCTGTGGCCAAA CAAGGTATGAAAATCTATGGCAATCCTCGCCACTTTGTCCTGATCCTTATGATGGCAGGAATGTTCGTGTCCATGTATCTGTTTAGAGTCACGGTCACCCCGGACAGCCCGAAG GTATGGATCCTCTTTTTGGGTGCCGCTTTTGGTTTCTCCTCCTACGGGCCAATTGCCTTGTTTGGTGTGATAGCCAATGAGAGCGCTCCGTCCAACTATTGTGGGACGTCACATGCTATTGTGGCCCTCATGGCGAACA ttgGTGGCTTCCTCTCTGGGCTTCCATTCAGCACCATCGCCAAACACCACAACTGGGAAACGGCCTTCTGGGTTGCCGAGATTGCCTGCGGCGTCACGGCTGTGTGCTTCTTCCTGCTGCGTAACATTTGCACCAAGATGGGTCAAGTTTCCAAGAAGTCTAAGAAGTCTTAA
- the cfap45 gene encoding cilia- and flagella-associated protein 45 produces the protein MSTLQSETSSTSTLRRQHRYRTRAPSSQVDETLFGNNTQTSSHSASKVKDVPVQKQTDKTIQIVTKDLVRNLRVPCSDPSGQSIILPSADFEKITSRAKVLSKEEKKALKENEMRAAEERKRQMLEADMCRQEKQVPSEVELEAHERAQRMLERASTLRMEQEEEIRELNRAILGAQCQATRDAQIQEKKQIQMEMLEEEKRLDAMMEAERRRLLDRVEQIDELRKQERISGKQQIFEQIQQRLEEKLVQEELKEQEKHQTREKQVRINMEELMALEKKREEQQRLHQEVMRINSETLRAQELKREEEKLADMREMEYIKNKLQREAEYEAEQKRIKKEKELEIARLRAQQERARDHKADQDELRAKRNQEIADREWRRKEKDLAAKKAQEEASLRAARLEQVQRKEQLLSMEAGREKADFERVLKIQQEAGIKQKEEDAKQRQNALGHAEAIRRQVKELGQAVVAKRKETLKEAEKLSEEARQRRRRISDIKQKKLKELKATGLSEKYCSEVERKAWLR, from the exons ATGTCTACTTTGCAGAGTGAAACTTCTTCGACTTCAACTTTGAGAAGACAACATCGCTACCGCACACGAGCCCCTTCCTCCCAGGTGGATGAAACCCTGTTTGGAAATAACACAcag ACATCATCACATTCAGCCTCAAAGGTAAAGGATGTGCCTGTGCAGAAGCAGACGGACAAGACTATTCAAATTGTCACCAAAGACCTTGTACGCAATCTCAG GGTTCCATGCAGTGATCCCTCTGGACAGTCCATCATTCTACCATCAGCTGACTTTGAGAAGATCACCTCTAGAGCCAAGGTTCTCTccaaggaggagaagaaggccTTGAAGGAGAACGAAATG CGGGCAGCCGAGGAGCGAAAGCGCCAGATGTTAGAGGCCGACATGTGCCGTCAGGAGAAGCAGGTTCCGAGTGAGGTGGAGCTGGAGGCCCACGAGCGAGCGCAACGTATGCTGGAGCGAGCCAGTACCCTGAGAatggagcaggaggaggagattAGAGAACTCAACAGG GCGATTCTTGGTGCTCAGTGCCAAGCCACACGTGACGCCCAAATCCAAGAGAAGAAGCAGATCCAGATGGAGATGCTGGAGGAAGAGAAGCGTTTAGATGCCATGATGGAAGCCGAGCGCCGCAGGCTTCTGGACAGGGTGGAGCAGATTGATGAACTGCGTAAGCAAGAGAGGATCAG CGGGAAACAACAAATTTTCGAGCAGATCCAACAGCGTCTGGAGGAGAAGTTGGTACAAGAGGAGCTGAAAGAGCAGGAGAAACATCAGACCAGAGAGAAGCAAGTCAGGATCAACATGGAGGAGCTCATG GCCTTGGAGAAGAAGAGGGAGGAACAACAGCGTTTGCACCAGGAGGTCATGCGCATCAATTCTGAGACGCTGAGGGCGCAGGAGCTgaagagagaagaagaaaagctgGCGGACATGAGAGAAATggaatacattaaaaacaaattg CAACGAGAGGCTGAGTACGAAGCGGAACAGAAGAGGATAAAGAAGGAGAAGGAGTTGGAGATTGCCAGGCTGAGAGCTCAGcaggagagagcgagagaccaCAAGGCAGATCAG GATGAGCTGCGTGCTAAGAGGAACCAAGAGATTGCGGACAGAGAATGGAGGAGAAAGGAGAAGGATTTGGCTGCCAAGAAGGCTCAGGAGGAGGCCTCGCTTCGAGCTGCCCGTCTAGAGCAGGTTCAGCGCAAAGAGCAGCTGCTGTCCATGGAGGCCGGCCGAGAGAAGGCCGACTTCGAGAGGGTTTTAAA GATTCAACAGGAGGCGGGCATCAAACAAAAGGAAGAGGACGCAAAGCAACGTCAGAATGCGCTCGGCCACGCCGAGGCCATCAGGCGGCAGGTGAAGGAGCTTGGGCAGGCCGTCGTCGCCAAGCGCAAAGAGACCTTGAAGGAGGCGGAGAAACTGAGCGAAGAGGCCCGGCAGCGACGCAGACGCATCAGTGATATCAAACAGAAGAAGCTGAAAGAGCTCAA GGCAACAGGGCTCAGTGAGAAATACTGCAGTGAAGTGGAAAGGAAGGCCTGGTTGCGTTGA